CGGGATTAAGCTCCCTGCGGGATATCGCGATTGGCGCATGATCTCCGTCGCCCACGTTGGGGAACCTCTGAACGATCTACGCGTCAAACTGGGCAACGATATAGCGATCAAGGCTTATCAAGAGGGAAAGCCATTTCCTGACGGCGCGATTATTGCCCGGCTCGCCTATCGAGCGGTCACGTCGGAGGAAAACAACCTAGTCTTTCGCGCGGCTGCCGAGCGACAAGGTCTCCCGCCTGAACAGGTGACGAAGCTCTTAGCCGGGTCGTTGGTGGCCGGCCCCGCGACCAACGTTCAGTTCATGGTCAAGGACTCAAAAAAATATGCCGCGACCGGCGGCTGGGGCTTCGCTCAATTCACCAATGATAAACCTGACGGCGCGGCGCTGCACAAGACCTGCTATGCCTGCCACGCGCCCGCCAAAGATCACGACTTTGTCTTCACTCGTTACGCGCCTTAATGAATCAGCTTGCACCTGATCGTTGAAGGGGCGTAGATCGACGACAAACCATAGGAGATACCATGAA
The DNA window shown above is from Blastocatellia bacterium and carries:
- a CDS encoding cytochrome P460 family protein: MRQKIFLLVAVAALTAVIAYMAPASGQADGEAAPIYGIKLPAGYRDWRMISVAHVGEPLNDLRVKLGNDIAIKAYQEGKPFPDGAIIARLAYRAVTSEENNLVFRAAAERQGLPPEQVTKLLAGSLVAGPATNVQFMVKDSKKYAATGGWGFAQFTNDKPDGAALHKTCYACHAPAKDHDFVFTRYAP